A single Thermoflexus sp. DNA region contains:
- a CDS encoding M28 family metallopeptidase produces MASTMDHVAYLTGTIGPRGSTTDAERKAAEYAVRVFRELGLEPRVEPFVSATSAWRPFAIATGGMLLMFPVFFIGGRWIAALGLFLLVLCTALELTFTPNPLRWLVPRGRSQNVYAILPPAGPVQQRVILCGHLDTHRTPWAFSSLRALAIYRMLVTLGLPGAVGIGGLFLIGAITGNPNWGLPALLPGLLLAAVFAIAVQADLTPYTCGANDNATGAGMVLALAERLRREPLQRTEVWALCTGCEEVGAYGAAAFIRQHADLGRPIFIVLDTLGGPGSGPCYLVQETMLWPLRSDPELLALADGIARSHPELGAYRWPNFRGAYTDGAPAVRAGWRVLPFVNLRPDGVLPHWHQPSDVYENVDPEVVARTEDFVWKLLRAIDAGLEDRGGAAAP; encoded by the coding sequence ATGGCTTCCACGATGGACCACGTGGCCTATCTAACGGGGACCATCGGACCCCGGGGAAGCACCACGGACGCGGAGCGGAAAGCTGCGGAATATGCCGTCCGCGTGTTCCGGGAGCTGGGGCTGGAGCCACGGGTGGAGCCTTTCGTGAGCGCCACCTCGGCATGGCGTCCTTTCGCCATCGCCACCGGGGGGATGCTCCTGATGTTCCCGGTTTTCTTCATCGGCGGCCGATGGATCGCCGCCCTCGGCCTCTTCCTGCTGGTCCTCTGCACGGCGCTGGAGCTCACCTTCACGCCGAACCCCCTCCGATGGCTGGTTCCCAGGGGGCGAAGCCAGAACGTCTATGCCATCCTGCCGCCGGCCGGGCCGGTCCAGCAACGGGTGATCCTGTGTGGTCATCTGGACACCCATCGCACGCCGTGGGCGTTTTCCTCCCTTCGAGCGCTGGCGATCTACCGGATGCTGGTGACCCTGGGGCTTCCTGGGGCAGTGGGGATCGGGGGTCTGTTTTTGATCGGCGCGATCACCGGGAACCCGAACTGGGGCCTGCCGGCGCTGCTGCCGGGGCTGCTGCTCGCCGCGGTCTTTGCCATCGCCGTCCAGGCGGACCTCACGCCCTACACGTGCGGCGCGAACGACAACGCCACCGGCGCCGGGATGGTCCTGGCGCTGGCGGAGCGGCTTCGTCGGGAGCCCCTTCAGCGCACGGAGGTATGGGCGCTGTGCACGGGTTGCGAGGAAGTCGGCGCCTATGGGGCCGCCGCCTTCATCCGACAGCATGCAGACCTCGGGCGCCCCATTTTTATCGTCCTGGACACCCTGGGCGGTCCCGGGAGCGGCCCATGTTATCTGGTTCAGGAGACGATGCTGTGGCCCCTGCGCAGCGACCCGGAGCTGCTCGCGCTGGCCGATGGGATCGCTCGCAGCCATCCGGAGCTCGGCGCCTATCGCTGGCCGAACTTCCGGGGCGCCTACACCGATGGGGCGCCGGCCGTTCGGGCGGGCTGGCGGGTTCTCCCTTTCGTCAATTTGCGGCCGGACGGCGTGCTTCCCCACTGGCATCAGCCA